The following proteins are co-located in the Nocardia sp. XZ_19_385 genome:
- a CDS encoding DUF3703 domain-containing protein — translation MPPTVRAAFEAELRSATIANDLDTMWHALERAHILSQGWPWPHTRSHWHMLRLALRCRDRREALGQVVRLTGAGLASSLGRVPVGNTGRATVGIMTPMPIPDDLERILAAGRAETTTSR, via the coding sequence ATGCCGCCCACCGTCCGTGCCGCCTTCGAAGCCGAACTGCGATCGGCCACCATCGCAAACGATCTCGACACCATGTGGCATGCCCTCGAACGCGCGCACATCCTTTCGCAGGGCTGGCCGTGGCCGCACACCCGCTCGCACTGGCACATGCTGCGCCTGGCCCTGCGCTGCCGGGATCGCCGGGAAGCCCTGGGCCAGGTCGTTCGCCTGACCGGCGCAGGCCTCGCCTCGTCACTCGGTCGCGTCCCGGTCGGCAACACCGGCCGCGCCACTGTCGGCATCATGACTCCGATGCCGATCCCGGACGATCTCGAACGGATCCTCGCCGCGGGCCGCGCCGAGACCACCACCAGCCGCTGA
- a CDS encoding helix-turn-helix transcriptional regulator has translation MLDAGPIRFRDLARAVHLSESRLAHVFSAELGLPVRPYIRWLRLQRAVELSATGQSLTAVAHGAGFSDSAHLNRVCRRMFGARPSDFAAIHWVDELPLTIQ, from the coding sequence ATGCTGGACGCGGGCCCGATACGCTTCCGCGATCTGGCGCGCGCAGTGCATCTGTCGGAAAGCCGCTTGGCCCACGTGTTTTCGGCTGAGCTCGGACTTCCGGTGCGCCCCTATATCCGGTGGCTGCGCTTGCAGCGGGCTGTGGAACTGTCTGCCACTGGTCAGTCTCTGACCGCCGTGGCCCACGGCGCCGGATTCTCTGACAGCGCCCATCTGAATCGCGTGTGCCGCCGCATGTTCGGAGCCCGGCCCTCGGATTTTGCCGCAATCCACTGGGTTGACGAGCTACCGCTGACCATCCAATAG
- the der gene encoding ribosome biogenesis GTPase Der — MTEDIIAGDGVWSDETDWEAIGLDGEEDGEEYVAMPTVAVVGRPNVGKSTLVNRILGRREAVVEDIPGVTRDRISYEATWSGRRFFVQDTGGWEPDAKGLQQSVARQAGVAMDTADAILLVVDATVGATATDEAAVKKLRRSKIPVILVANKVDDQRVEAEAATLWSLGLGEPRMVSAAHGRGTGDLLDDVLAVLPETPREGTGGQGPRRVALVGKPNVGKSSLLNKLAGDERSVVHDVAGTTVDPVDSLVDLGGKIWKFVDTAGLRRKVSHASGMEFYASLRTKSALEASEVAIMLIDASQPMTEQDLRVISMVADSGRALVLAFNKWDLVDEDRRLQLEKEIDRDLVRVPWAGRVNISAQTGRAVQKLVPAMETALESWDKRIPTGRLNNWLKEVIAATPPPMRGGRLPRVMFATQASTRPPTFVLFTTGFLEAGYRRFLERRLREEFGFDGSPVRISVRIREKRDRNKK; from the coding sequence GTGACGGAAGACATTATTGCCGGTGACGGTGTTTGGAGCGACGAAACCGATTGGGAGGCCATCGGTCTCGACGGTGAGGAGGACGGCGAAGAATATGTCGCCATGCCGACCGTCGCCGTCGTCGGACGCCCGAATGTCGGTAAATCCACGCTGGTGAACCGCATCCTCGGCCGTCGCGAAGCGGTCGTCGAGGACATCCCCGGCGTCACCCGCGACCGCATCTCCTATGAGGCGACCTGGTCCGGCCGCCGCTTCTTCGTGCAGGACACCGGCGGCTGGGAACCCGACGCCAAGGGGTTGCAGCAGTCGGTGGCCCGGCAGGCCGGGGTGGCGATGGACACCGCCGACGCGATTCTGCTCGTCGTCGACGCCACCGTCGGGGCCACGGCCACCGACGAGGCGGCGGTGAAGAAGCTGCGGCGCTCCAAGATTCCGGTGATCCTGGTCGCGAACAAGGTCGACGATCAGCGTGTCGAGGCCGAGGCCGCGACGCTGTGGTCGCTGGGGCTCGGTGAGCCGCGCATGGTTTCGGCCGCGCACGGCCGTGGTACCGGTGACCTGCTCGACGATGTGCTGGCCGTGCTGCCGGAAACCCCGCGCGAAGGCACCGGTGGCCAAGGCCCGCGGCGCGTCGCGCTCGTCGGGAAGCCGAACGTCGGCAAGTCCAGTTTGCTGAACAAGCTGGCCGGTGACGAGCGGTCGGTGGTCCACGATGTCGCGGGCACCACCGTCGATCCGGTCGACTCGCTCGTCGATTTGGGCGGCAAGATCTGGAAGTTCGTCGACACCGCCGGCCTGCGCCGCAAGGTCTCCCATGCCAGCGGCATGGAGTTCTACGCTTCGCTGCGCACCAAGTCGGCGCTGGAGGCTTCCGAGGTCGCGATCATGCTGATCGACGCCTCGCAGCCGATGACCGAACAGGATCTGCGCGTCATCAGCATGGTCGCCGACTCCGGTCGCGCGCTCGTGCTGGCGTTCAACAAGTGGGATCTGGTCGACGAGGACCGGCGGCTCCAGCTGGAGAAGGAAATCGACCGCGACCTGGTCCGCGTGCCGTGGGCCGGGCGGGTCAACATCTCCGCGCAGACCGGCCGCGCCGTCCAGAAGCTGGTTCCCGCCATGGAAACCGCGTTGGAATCCTGGGACAAGCGCATTCCGACAGGCCGGTTGAACAACTGGCTCAAGGAAGTCATCGCGGCCACCCCGCCGCCGATGCGCGGCGGCCGCCTGCCCCGCGTCATGTTCGCCACCCAGGCATCCACGCGCCCGCCGACCTTCGTCCTCTTCACCACCGGATTCCTCGAGGCCGGCTACCGCCGCTTCCTGGAACGCCGCCTGCGTGAGGAATTCGGATTCGACGGTTCACCGGTGCGCATCTCGGTGCGTATCCGCGAAAAGCGGGACCGCAACAAGAAATAA
- the cmk gene encoding (d)CMP kinase, translating to MDGPSGTGKSSVSRLLATRLGASYLDTGAMYRVATLRVLRAGIDLEDAAAIAVAVKELPLHIGTDPSREVIELDGADVSSEIRGDAVTKAVSAVSAVPEVRELLVALQRDITATSGRIVVEGRDIGTVVLPGADAKIYLTASAEARAQRRNQQNISEGRGDDYEAVLADVQRRDNLDSTRKISPLRPAEDAVLVDTSELTKDQVIDELYQVVAQQLSTTGESR from the coding sequence ATGGACGGTCCCTCGGGTACCGGCAAGTCCAGTGTGTCGCGACTGCTGGCCACCCGGCTGGGTGCGAGCTATCTCGATACCGGCGCCATGTACCGGGTCGCGACCTTGCGCGTGCTGCGCGCGGGCATCGACCTGGAGGACGCGGCCGCCATCGCCGTGGCGGTGAAAGAGCTGCCGCTGCACATCGGTACCGATCCGAGCCGTGAGGTGATCGAGCTCGACGGTGCGGACGTGTCCTCGGAGATCCGCGGTGACGCGGTGACCAAGGCCGTCTCGGCCGTCTCCGCGGTGCCCGAGGTGCGCGAGCTCCTCGTCGCGCTGCAACGTGACATCACGGCCACTTCCGGCCGAATTGTGGTGGAGGGCAGGGATATCGGCACCGTCGTGCTGCCCGGCGCCGACGCCAAGATCTATCTGACCGCGTCCGCCGAGGCGCGGGCGCAGCGACGCAACCAGCAGAACATTTCCGAGGGCCGCGGCGACGACTACGAGGCTGTACTGGCCGATGTGCAGCGCCGCGACAACCTGGATTCCACGCGCAAGATCTCCCCGTTGCGCCCGGCCGAGGACGCGGTGCTGGTCGATACCAGCGAGCTGACCAAGGACCAGGTCATCGACGAGTTGTATCAAGTTGTCGCGCAGCAGCTTTCGACGACAGGAGAGTCCCGGTGA
- a CDS encoding pseudouridine synthase — translation MNTPARRDGTPDRRKRSDQPPARGSSARSTGSRGARAAQRGAAPERGGWSEERGGARRGAPAERSSWSEERGARRGSSQGGAPQRGTGSRASSRGEYTTPSGTPSRGGSSQRGASWGTGERGAPATRGGAPGRGADPAARGGAPARGAAPAARGGAPARGAAPAARGGAPARGAGGPGGPRKAAPAAAKKTAKPKRPTPSAPLLSNAKPAKHQYVEPTEVYEPHTKLAAGEGERLQKVLAKAGVASRRAAEEMIEQGRIEVDGMIVREQGLRIDPQKAVIRVDGTRVMVREELVHIALNKPKGWQSTMSDDLGRPCVGDIVAERIAAGQRLFHVGRLDADTEGLLLLTNDGDLAHRLMHPSFEVSKTYLATVNGEVHKGIAKTLKNGVELEDGPAKVDKFQVLELGEGRSLVKLELHEGRKHIVRRLLAAVGHPVIRLVRTNIGPVALGDQRPGTLKVLGRNEVGKLYEAVSL, via the coding sequence TTGAATACGCCCGCTCGCCGAGATGGCACACCGGATCGTAGAAAAAGAAGTGACCAGCCGCCCGCTCGTGGCAGCTCGGCCCGCAGCACAGGTTCGCGCGGAGCCCGCGCAGCCCAGCGTGGCGCCGCACCGGAGCGCGGTGGCTGGAGCGAAGAGCGCGGTGGCGCCCGTCGCGGAGCCCCCGCCGAGCGGAGTAGCTGGAGCGAGGAGCGCGGCGCTCGTCGCGGTAGCTCCCAGGGTGGTGCCCCACAGCGGGGCACCGGATCGCGTGCCTCCTCGCGGGGCGAGTACACCACCCCCAGCGGAACTCCGTCGCGTGGCGGCTCGTCGCAACGTGGAGCTTCGTGGGGCACGGGTGAGCGTGGTGCTCCCGCAACGCGTGGTGGCGCACCCGGTCGGGGCGCTGATCCGGCAGCGCGTGGTGGCGCTCCCGCTCGGGGCGCGGCGCCGGCAGCGCGTGGTGGTGCCCCCGCTCGGGGTGCGGCTCCAGCAGCGCGTGGTGGTGCCCCTGCTCGTGGCGCCGGCGGACCGGGTGGGCCGCGTAAGGCCGCGCCCGCCGCTGCGAAGAAGACCGCGAAGCCGAAGCGTCCGACGCCGTCCGCACCGTTGCTGAGCAACGCGAAACCGGCCAAGCATCAGTACGTGGAACCGACCGAGGTCTACGAGCCGCACACCAAACTGGCCGCCGGTGAAGGCGAACGGTTGCAGAAGGTGCTCGCCAAGGCGGGTGTGGCTTCGCGCCGCGCCGCCGAGGAGATGATCGAGCAGGGCCGCATCGAGGTCGACGGCATGATCGTGCGCGAGCAGGGTCTGCGGATCGACCCGCAGAAAGCGGTCATCCGCGTCGACGGCACCCGCGTCATGGTGCGCGAGGAGCTCGTGCACATCGCGCTGAACAAGCCCAAGGGCTGGCAGTCGACGATGTCCGACGATCTGGGCCGTCCGTGTGTCGGCGATATCGTCGCCGAGCGGATCGCGGCCGGTCAGCGGCTGTTCCACGTCGGCCGGCTGGACGCGGACACCGAGGGCCTGCTGCTGCTCACCAACGACGGCGATCTCGCGCACCGGCTCATGCACCCTTCCTTCGAGGTCTCCAAGACCTACCTGGCCACGGTCAACGGCGAGGTGCACAAGGGCATCGCCAAGACTCTGAAGAACGGCGTCGAACTCGAGGACGGCCCGGCCAAGGTGGACAAGTTCCAGGTGCTGGAGCTGGGCGAGGGTCGTTCGCTGGTGAAGCTGGAGCTGCACGAGGGGCGCAAGCACATCGTGCGCCGCCTGCTCGCGGCGGTCGGGCACCCGGTGATTCGCCTGGTGCGCACCAATATCGGACCGGTCGCCCTCGGTGATCAGCGGCCCGGCACCCTGAAGGTGCTCGGCCGCAACGAAGTCGGCAAATTGTATGAGGCGGTGTCGTTGTGA